The proteins below come from a single Chitinophaga pinensis DSM 2588 genomic window:
- a CDS encoding TatD family hydrolase: protein MNWIDTHAHLYGEDFSDDRTAVVERALAAGVERLYLPNIDSSSIAGMLALETEFPDKCFAMMGVHPCYVNENVDQELGIIKDWLAKRPFKAIGEIGLDFYWDKTHVEQQYKAFRTQLELAREYSLPVAIHSRESTRECIDEVKALQDGRLSGVFHCFSGTLEEAKEIIDLGFYLGIGGVVTFKKSGLDKILEEIDLANVVLETDAPYLAPVPYRGKRNESAYIPLIGEKIADVKNLKIADVAAITTNNALKLFKML, encoded by the coding sequence ATGAATTGGATAGATACGCACGCCCATTTATATGGAGAGGATTTTTCGGATGACAGAACAGCGGTAGTAGAGCGGGCGCTGGCAGCAGGCGTAGAGCGATTATACCTGCCTAATATCGATAGTAGTTCGATAGCCGGTATGCTGGCGCTGGAAACGGAATTCCCTGACAAGTGTTTCGCCATGATGGGGGTACATCCCTGCTATGTGAATGAGAACGTAGATCAGGAGCTGGGGATCATAAAAGATTGGTTAGCAAAGCGTCCGTTCAAAGCTATCGGAGAGATAGGGCTGGATTTCTACTGGGATAAGACACACGTTGAACAACAATATAAAGCCTTCCGCACACAGCTGGAACTGGCGCGTGAGTATAGTCTGCCGGTTGCCATTCACAGCCGTGAAAGCACCCGGGAATGTATTGACGAAGTAAAGGCATTACAGGATGGCCGGCTCTCCGGTGTGTTCCATTGCTTCTCCGGCACCCTGGAAGAGGCGAAAGAGATCATCGACCTTGGTTTCTATCTTGGCATCGGTGGCGTAGTCACATTCAAAAAATCGGGGCTGGATAAGATCCTGGAAGAGATAGACCTTGCAAACGTAGTACTGGAAACGGATGCGCCTTACCTGGCCCCCGTACCCTACCGTGGTAAAAGGAATGAGAGTGCATACATTCCGCTGATCGGTGAAAAGATTGCAGATGTAAAAAATCTAAAAATAGCCGACGTAGCTGCTATTACGACAAACAACGCCCTCAAATTATTCAAAATGCTTTAA
- a CDS encoding asparaginase — translation MSKILIIYTGGTVGMIYDEKTKALRPIGFNEIRNNLPELYRMGIDFYVYAFNPPIDSSDMQPEIWVELASIIEDRYDRYDGFVILHGSDTMSFTASALSFMLENLSKPVILTGSQLPIGKIRTDAKENIITAMEIAATRHNGQVVVPEVCIYFDFALFRGNRSKKYNAEKFEAFYSMNYPPLAEAGIDIKYKTQFVLPCPDKPLKVHKHLDDNVTVLKMFPGITRKAVEAILNVSGLRGVIMETFGSGNTNTQPWFIECLKKAIEKGVIIVDITQCDGGSVELGKYETSQPLQQIGVISGHDMTFEAAITKLMFVLGQDLDPASTKAMIETSLRGELTANTNDWESI, via the coding sequence ATGAGTAAAATCCTGATTATTTATACAGGGGGCACCGTTGGGATGATCTACGACGAGAAAACCAAAGCCTTGCGTCCTATCGGTTTTAATGAAATACGTAACAATCTTCCGGAACTATACCGTATGGGGATTGATTTTTACGTATACGCTTTTAATCCGCCTATCGATTCTTCCGACATGCAACCCGAAATATGGGTGGAACTGGCATCTATTATCGAAGACCGCTACGACCGGTATGATGGATTTGTCATCCTCCATGGCTCCGATACAATGTCCTTCACCGCTTCAGCACTGAGCTTCATGCTGGAAAATCTCTCCAAACCTGTCATCTTAACCGGTTCGCAGTTGCCTATCGGGAAGATCCGTACAGACGCCAAGGAGAATATTATCACCGCTATGGAGATCGCTGCTACCCGTCATAACGGACAGGTAGTTGTGCCGGAAGTATGTATCTATTTTGACTTCGCGCTCTTCCGTGGTAACAGGTCCAAGAAATATAACGCAGAGAAATTCGAAGCGTTCTATTCCATGAACTATCCGCCACTGGCTGAAGCAGGCATCGACATCAAATACAAAACACAGTTTGTATTGCCTTGTCCTGATAAGCCGCTCAAAGTACATAAACACCTGGACGACAATGTCACCGTACTGAAAATGTTCCCGGGTATCACCCGTAAAGCAGTAGAGGCTATCTTAAATGTAAGCGGCCTCCGGGGTGTAATCATGGAGACCTTCGGTAGCGGTAATACCAATACACAACCCTGGTTTATCGAATGTCTGAAAAAGGCAATAGAGAAAGGAGTGATCATTGTGGATATCACCCAATGTGACGGTGGATCGGTAGAACTGGGTAAATATGAAACCAGTCAGCCACTACAGCAGATCGGTGTGATCAGTGGTCATGATATGACCTTTGAAGCTGCGATCACCAAACTGAT